The genomic stretch ATGTGCACTGACAGTATTGattttttttacactgtcaaccaatgacaacCATGTATCTTGCCAAGTcagtttataaattttaaattacttgCATGATTTGACACTTTATAATAATCTGATTGGATGTCTGTGTAATACTTCTTTACACTATCATTAAACTCTTATCAAATAGTATAACTACGAATATTATATTCCATTTGTCTTTAAATATAAGACctcataaaaaaactaaaattaaaaaattgattgaaataataatttgttaactatttgtataattttatataaaaaaatttaaaaaaattattgttgtaCAATATTATTTAAGTTAATGTAATTTATAGAAAAAGATGCAACTTTATAAGAGGGATAAGGGTAAAAAActattatttcattttaaaattagaaaGAATCTCATTAAAAGGGATAGAAAAATTTCAAAAGTTCTTATATTAGGTATGAAGGTAGTAgaaaattttatttcaaatgtaTATAAAATTAATTGCATTTAACTAATTTTGTAATTAATTATGATCAAATAGATTATTGTTTTTCAAGTTTGTCTTTTTAAgagagaattgatttatgtttttttCTTATGATATTATATCTAATGTTTATTGCAAAACAAATATGTAAGAATAAATAGAGTTATGTTGGTAAAATAGTTTTATAGTGTAGATCTATCATCACCATGGATCATATCAAGTCATcatgatatttttaaattaattatgtgaTATGATTAATTAATGGATTCTCATtaaatgatgattaaatgatgacaatgtaaaactattttattcaGTTAGTACACTACCTTTAACCAATGTGTAGATGAAAATttaagtgaaaaaaaaaagagagagaaagaaagaaaccgTTGTAAACTGAGTACTGTATTTTTCACAGGAAAGGTTTTTAATATTccatttacttttaaagagagAAATAGAGAGACACCATATAATAAAGTTTCCAACTTTCTTTCTTGTTATAAAGCAAAGATGATTGGCCATTAGCGTCAGTAGCAACAAAAATCATTTAGTTTAGTGTatgcatcaatcatcatcatcgttGAAACTTGATTATTGATCCAAATGAGTCCAACACAAGACCAAATTGATCATCAACTTCACActgatgatgaacaagaatcagaatcagaagaagaaccaTCACCAAACACACAGAAATGGAAAAAGCACTACTCATCAAAGCACAAAATACTCTTTGTTGGAGAGGGTgacttctctttctctctctgttTAGCCAGAGCTTTTGGTTCTGCTCACAACCTCGTTGCAACTTCCCTTGATTCTCAGggtaatcaaaatcaaaactttgaaactttttCGTCGTACCCATTTTttcattttgatgatttttttgttttgttttggcaGAGAAAATTGAAAAGAAGTATAGTAATGGAGTTAGTAATGCGAGGGAACTTGAAGAGAGGGGTTGTATTGTTCTTTATGATGTTGATGTTAAGGTTATGAGTCAGCATTTCTTTCTCAAGACTCAGAGGTTTGATCGTGTTGTTTATAATTTTCCTCATGTTGGATTCATTTACCCTGAGAATAGCTACTGCCAGATTCAGTAATTttcctttttctctcttttttttctgttttctttctttcatttactATTTTTACATGTTTATCTATTTCATCATCACTACTTTTATGAAGTGATGCAACTCTCACATTGGATAGGATATGTTGAATTTATAAGTAAGTTACATTTTTCACTTATAAGCATGTTTTTTAGGGTTGACTTAGGTCTAACCTAAATTTGATGTTGGTATCAGAGTCCCTTTAAGATCCATTATTCCCCACGATATTGGTTAGAATTAGAGGTGACAAACAGACATGTTCTCCTGTTCAGGTCCGTCCTGCGAAAAAATGAAGGTGGAGTGGGCTCGCGGACTCTTCATCTTTTTGGTTTAAAATTTGCAAAACTTTATGTTAATGCTCGCGCCAGCAAAATCCCGAAAAAGAATGTGGTGGGGCGAACATATTAGAGGATGCGAGTTTAAAACCTTAGTCTGTCCTGCAAAAAAGTGTGAGTTAAACAGACATGCTCAGCGGACTAGATCCGTTTTGCCACCTTTAGGTATAATCGACGTTGTATACCACTATCATGGTTACATTATGATCCATGATATTAAGAGTCTCACATACAACAATATATGACCTGAGCAAGTGCTTATATGTGGGGGCGATGCTTATCCGATTTATGTTGGAATGCTTTAGGCTGAAACCACAATTCTTAACATGATATCAAGAGTCAAGTTCAAGATCAGTTGGACCACCTGCTATCAAGTTTCTACTATCAGACCACCCAccgtttatttccacgctccaaaTGTTCAATCATGAACATGAAGAAGTGTGTTAAGAGTTCCACATCGAACAATATATAGTTTAAATTGTGGTCTTGGACATTTGTTAAAACTCTAATTTAAGCATATTCAATCTTAATTGAGGCTGTAAATGGTAACTAATGTATCTGAAATTTTGGGAACCAAACAGGTTGAACAAAAAGTTAATGAAGGGATTTATGGCAAATGCAAAGGCACTATTAAAGAAAGAGGGAGGAGAGATACATGTAACTCACAAAGAAGGCGACCCATACAACAAATGGGATCTTGTAAGGAAAGCAGAAAAGAGAGGACTTTTGCTGCACCAAGCTGTTCCATTTTGCAAAGATGACTATCCTGGTTATGACAACAAGAGAGCTCACGGGAAGTTATCAGACTTATCTTTCCCTATTGGGGAAGCTAATACTTACAAGTTCAAGCTACAAACATCTCTAATAGGGAAAAGTGTTCCagaaaagaaaagcaaaaacTAAAAATTATTTGTGTGAGTATCAACTATCAAGTCAACTTGAAATTGATAATTTGGATCTGCCTGTGAATATGGCTGTGTTTATCAAGTTTCAAGCTAAAAATACAGTCATTGTTAGCTTTTAGACTGATATTACAGTCAATGTCTGATTCCATCTTTATCTCTATCTCATAGTATATTCCTTCTAATCATTTaactttgaaaattttaatttgtttggtTCTATGGTGACTAAAATTGTTTGTGAATGAAATGATTCGGTAAATTTGATTATGATATCAGTGAGTTGAATATAGTGAATATAAAGTGATTTATATATTTGACTTAGATATGCAAAAGATATAAGGAAAGTAATTTTACTATTGATGGTAAAATTAAAGTTTGATCTAACTTAACTTTACAAAATCAGCTTGTAAGTTGAGAATTGCTTCCGATTTAGAACTCATCCTCTCATGTTCAGTATTATTGGATTTGGTATGTAGATATAAATGGAGAGTAGTCCGATAAAGGAAACGTGATAGTAGGTGTCTCAATTTTAAACCGATTTCTGATAACACATTAAAATTTGAGTTTGCTCTAACAAAATcctacaaaaccgacttgtaagATAAAGATTGTCTTAATTATAAACATTTGTTATACTATGTTAAAATTAGAGTTTGCTTAACACAATTCTACAAAACAGACTTGTAAGATGAGGATTATCTCaattataaacatatatttgtaTCACATATTGTCACTTGTAAGATGAGGATTATCTCAATTATAAACATATATTCGTATCACATATTGTCTGATGTGAAACTTTAATTTGTTCATACAAACAATGCTAATAAAACTTCGTTAAAAGGATCTTGTTTTTTTTGGGTGCGGGACTAATGAATGATAATGCGGGTTGAAAGTAATGATGGAATGGGACAAACTAGTCCAAAGTTGAAACTCTGCATATGTCCATACTCATCTCAAATGATGATTGTCCAAAAAAATATGTTGACTATTGATGTCGGTGTGAAAGTAATGATGGAATGGGACAAACTAGTCCAAAGTTATACTACTGTTTATTAGCTACAATACAATTTGTCTTGGTGTTATTTTTATCAAAGTTTAGTGGAGGAAAAGCAAATGAAATAGTTGAGAATGAAATGCTTTTCAGCCTTAGTATGATATCAAATGCTAAAATAGTTAGAATAATCGATTGCCTTAATTCATTCATACAAAATCAGACTATAACTTAATAGATGTCACTCTATAAATTCTGTAAAAACTTAAAATGTAAATGTAACTGAAGTGAAATTTGAGATTTTCTCGATAAGAATCATTAACTTAATAGTATCTCAAACTACTCAGATATACATGATTTAGCTTATCCAAAGACAAGAGTTATATCTACACACTAAATCAAGCGTACAAATAAAAGATATGCATGAAGGTTTTATTCTATGTCTGAAAATTGTATTAAGATAGTCAAAATTGGCAACCATAAAAGACGAGGACCACAAGACGATGCATGCAATGCATGCACCACTAGCTAAGATAACATGCTTTGTCCAACAACTTGTTGCTCAAAGAACAAAACTTATTATAAATAGGTCTACAGAGTGAAGAGAATGAATAAGATTGAAAAGATGGTGAAAATATCAGCTTTGCTCATTGTTTTCTCATGCCTCTTACTGATGGCATTCACAGTTCTTTCTGCTAATGCAGAAAACTTGAATGCTCGTACTCCAATAATCCCAATTTCGAAGAACTTGGTTTATTATCCTCAAGGTAAATTATGTTTTTCACCCACTGTTATCATCAATTTGTAATACCATTCAAGATTTTACTAAACTTAAACTAACTGATATATGACATTATTCTGTGAAGGTTGTCGCTGTTGCACGTTCATATTTAAGCCGAGGGTTCAGTGTGGCACAGTTTGTTGTGAAGAAGGCTGTTGTGGTTAACCTACGCGTCGCAAAGGTTGAAGCAAAGCACTTACAAGTTCTATATATGGTTTCCTTTCACAGGGACACATAAAATACTATGCTGCTAAATAATTATGCAGGAAGTCAGATAAATAGATTTTCTGCATAAAAGTTCGTTTTTGTTCTTGATAATTTTAATATAAGTCAAACTTTTGTGGTGCTATGTTAATTCCAAAAGATTTCAATTATAAAATCACTACTTTTGCTTTCAATTACTAAACAACATCCGTACTTCATATTGATAATGTATCTGGTGTCTAACACAAGTCAATGTCTAAAACAAGTCTGTGTCCGACAACGAACATGAAATAAATATGTGTAATAGTGTTTATACAGTCGTCTCTAATATGATACAATGACTTAATAATGATCATATTCTGGGCTACAAACCATGAATCTTTTGAATAATCTAAGCTTAAATACTATAGCAGCTATTCTAGTTCTGGCAGTTTCATAAGAGGGGACAATGAAAAACCCGCTAATGAAACAACTAAATCACATCGAAAGCAAAAAAGTCCAATGTAAAGTTAGAAATAATACTAGAACCCACCACTGATAGGTTGTTTGAGATGCAGATGAACTCAAGCCTTTATCAATAACTCCGACAAGAAAATGACAATCACCAACTGAAGGGTCTAGGAAAGTAACCATACCAAGCCCGTCGAATTCACAGCTTTGTGAATCTTGCATTCTAAGCTGATAGTAACTGTTAAAAGCGTAGGATATATTACCTTTTTCGCCAATTTCATTACACGAACCTCCGTAGTTAAGTGTCGTGCAATCTGCAACACTACAAGCAATTTTCATATGGTTTACTACGTTCGTCAGATCACTCGAGGGTTTTGCCACACACCATCTAGATGGAAGATACTCGACATTCCGTGCATTTCTCAATTCCTTGTTTCCAAGTCCGAGGTTTAATGAATACTTGGCTTGCCCGTCAAACGAGAATATGCCCCAATGTCTTTCAAAGTTTCCTGGAAGGGTACTTTTTGCTCCTTCATCGAGCAGTCCAAAAAGATAAACGTCCATAGGAGGAGCGTTTGGCCTCAAGGGGGTCCCTTTGTTACTCGCAATGTGATAGACAAGGCCTTGGTTGAAAACCCTAGCAGCAGTGATATTTGCACCAACTGCTCCATCCGAAGGCCAACCGATTTCACCAATAACTATAGGCATCTGATTGTATCCGAGTTTACCTAGGGCAGCAACTAGAGTGTCATAGTTTCCATCAAACGCGTTGGTGTAGACATTCGAACCATCTGTTACAGCATGACTAGTTCCCTGAAAGAACGCATAATCTTGA from Vicia villosa cultivar HV-30 ecotype Madison, WI linkage group LG4, Vvil1.0, whole genome shotgun sequence encodes the following:
- the LOC131599826 gene encoding uncharacterized protein At4g26485-like is translated as MSPTQDQIDHQLHTDDEQESESEEEPSPNTQKWKKHYSSKHKILFVGEGDFSFSLCLARAFGSAHNLVATSLDSQEKIEKKYSNGVSNARELEERGCIVLYDVDVKVMSQHFFLKTQRFDRVVYNFPHVGFIYPENSYCQIQLNKKLMKGFMANAKALLKKEGGEIHVTHKEGDPYNKWDLVRKAEKRGLLLHQAVPFCKDDYPGYDNKRAHGKLSDLSFPIGEANTYKFKLQTSLIGKSVPEKKSKN
- the LOC131595360 gene encoding glucan endo-1,3-beta-glucosidase 5-like; its protein translation is MLQPSFTAVFSLLFLCLVLVPMAESAIGVNWGTLSSHRLKPSTVVDLLRENKISKVKLFEADPDVLKALMGSGIQVMVGIPNEMLSLLGSSSVAADYWVRQNVSAYITKGGADIRYVAVGNEPFLTSYNGQFVNLVMPAVTNIQQSLVKANLAGYVKIVVPCNADAYESSGGLPSQGAFRSELTQIMTQLVQFLNSNGSPFVVNIYPFLSLYDNGDFPQDYAFFQGTSHAVTDGSNVYTNAFDGNYDTLVAALGKLGYNQMPIVIGEIGWPSDGAVGANITAARVFNQGLVYHIASNKGTPLRPNAPPMDVYLFGLLDEGAKSTLPGNFERHWGIFSFDGQAKYSLNLGLGNKELRNARNVEYLPSRWCVAKPSSDLTNVVNHMKIACSVADCTTLNYGGSCNEIGEKGNISYAFNSYYQLRMQDSQSCEFDGLGMVTFLDPSVGDCHFLVGVIDKGLSSSASQTTYQWWVLVLFLTLHWTFLLSM